The following are encoded in a window of Castanea sativa cultivar Marrone di Chiusa Pesio chromosome 9, ASM4071231v1 genomic DNA:
- the LOC142611139 gene encoding peroxidase 44-like isoform X2: MQMNSAVSFLIFFFVLPLVLADLQGCDASILIDPTKNNSSEKVAGPNQTIRGNNVIEKAKKSLEAACPLTVSCADIITLATRDAVALAGGPKYTVPTGRRDGLVSNPDDVNLPGPGISVSGALSSFTDKGLDINEMVTLLGAHTVGFAHCFFFSDRLSPPDPSMDPTLFAKLNKTCAKKASATVFLDQSTAFTFDNEFYNQILLKKGILRIDQELALDNSTASIVSGFASNEIGFQDSFAKAMVKLGSIEVLVGNAGEIRKSCRAFNKKKKGVF; the protein is encoded by the exons atgcaaatgaaTTCTGCAGTGTCAttcttaatctttttctttgttcttccGCTTGTATTGGCTGACCTGCAG GGTTGTGATGCATCTATACTAATAGACCCAACCAAGAACAATTCTTCGGAGAAAGTTGCTGGGCCAAACCAAACCATAAGAGGAAATAATGTTATTGAGAAGGCCAAGAAAAGCCTAGAGGCTGCATGCCCTTTAACCGTTTCATGTGCAGATATTATCACTTTGGCAACTCGTGACGCTGTTGCTCTAGCTGGAGGGCCTAAATATACAGTGCCAACCGGAAGGCGTGATGGACTAGTGTCGAATCCAGACGATGTGAACTTGCCTGGACCAGGAATCTCTGTGTCTGGGGCATTGAGTTCTTTCACTGACAAAGGGCTGGACATCAATGAAATGGTGACCCTTTTAGGTGCACACACTGTTGGATTTGCACATTGCTTCTTCTTTAGCGATCGACTTTCCCCTCCGGACCCTTCAATGGATCCTACTTTGTTTGCCAAGCTCAATAAGACATGTGCCAAGAAAGCATCTGCTACTGTATTTTTGGACCAAAGTACCGCTTTTACATTTGACAACGAATTTTACAATCAAATACTTTTGAAGAAAGGTATATTACGAATTGATCAGGAGCTTGCACTGGATAATTCAACCGCTAGTATTGTTTCTGGTTTTGCATCAAATGAGATTGGATTCCAAGACAGCTTTGCAAAAGCTATGGTAAAATTGGGGAGCATTGAAGTTCTTGTTGGAAATGCTGGGGAAATTCGGAAGAGCTGCAGAGCtttcaataaaaagaagaaaggggtCTTTTGA
- the LOC142611139 gene encoding peroxidase 44-like isoform X1, translating to MQMNSAVSFLIFFFVLPLVLADLQVGFYDSTCPQAESIVQQAVQTAFSNDPSITAAFLRMHFHDCFVRGCDASILIDPTKNNSSEKVAGPNQTIRGNNVIEKAKKSLEAACPLTVSCADIITLATRDAVALAGGPKYTVPTGRRDGLVSNPDDVNLPGPGISVSGALSSFTDKGLDINEMVTLLGAHTVGFAHCFFFSDRLSPPDPSMDPTLFAKLNKTCAKKASATVFLDQSTAFTFDNEFYNQILLKKGILRIDQELALDNSTASIVSGFASNEIGFQDSFAKAMVKLGSIEVLVGNAGEIRKSCRAFNKKKKGVF from the exons atgcaaatgaaTTCTGCAGTGTCAttcttaatctttttctttgttcttccGCTTGTATTGGCTGACCTGCAGGTTGGTTTCTACGACTCTACCTGTCCCCAAGCTGAATCAATTGTCCAACAAGCGGTGCAAACTGCATTTTCTAATGATCCATCCATAACGGCAGCCTTCCTACGCATGCATTTTCACGATTGTTTTGTTAGa GGTTGTGATGCATCTATACTAATAGACCCAACCAAGAACAATTCTTCGGAGAAAGTTGCTGGGCCAAACCAAACCATAAGAGGAAATAATGTTATTGAGAAGGCCAAGAAAAGCCTAGAGGCTGCATGCCCTTTAACCGTTTCATGTGCAGATATTATCACTTTGGCAACTCGTGACGCTGTTGCTCTAGCTGGAGGGCCTAAATATACAGTGCCAACCGGAAGGCGTGATGGACTAGTGTCGAATCCAGACGATGTGAACTTGCCTGGACCAGGAATCTCTGTGTCTGGGGCATTGAGTTCTTTCACTGACAAAGGGCTGGACATCAATGAAATGGTGACCCTTTTAGGTGCACACACTGTTGGATTTGCACATTGCTTCTTCTTTAGCGATCGACTTTCCCCTCCGGACCCTTCAATGGATCCTACTTTGTTTGCCAAGCTCAATAAGACATGTGCCAAGAAAGCATCTGCTACTGTATTTTTGGACCAAAGTACCGCTTTTACATTTGACAACGAATTTTACAATCAAATACTTTTGAAGAAAGGTATATTACGAATTGATCAGGAGCTTGCACTGGATAATTCAACCGCTAGTATTGTTTCTGGTTTTGCATCAAATGAGATTGGATTCCAAGACAGCTTTGCAAAAGCTATGGTAAAATTGGGGAGCATTGAAGTTCTTGTTGGAAATGCTGGGGAAATTCGGAAGAGCTGCAGAGCtttcaataaaaagaagaaaggggtCTTTTGA
- the LOC142609050 gene encoding peroxidase 44-like, producing the protein NLGHSYSLFLFVIPPVLANLQVDFYKSTCPQAESIVQQVVKNEFSRDPSITAAFLRMHFHDCFVRGCGASILIDSAKKNSSEKIASPNQTVRGYEVIDKAKKSLEDTCSTTVSCADIITLAARDAIALAGGPNYTVPTGRRDGLVSNPDDVNLPGPGISVSGALQFFKAKGIDLNEMVTLLGAHTVGFARCFFFSNRLSNFRGSGVPDPSMDPTLVAKLNKTCAPNVSATVFLDHNTFFSFDNKFYNQILLKRGILQLDQELALDNSTASTVSGFASNGIRFQNNFAKAMVKLGSIEVLVGKAGEIRNNCRVFNPAN; encoded by the exons aatttgggtcattcttactctctctttctctttgttatTCCCCCTGTATTGGCCAACCTGCAGGTTGATTTCTACAAGTCTACCTGTCCGCAAGCAGAATCAATTGTCCAGCAAGTGGTGAAAAATGAATTCTCTAGGGATCCATCCATAACGGCGGCCTTCCTACGCATGCATTTTCACGATTGTTTTGTTAGA GGTTGTGGTGCATCTATACTAATAGACTCAGCCAAGAAAAATTCTTCGGAGAAAATTGCTAGCCCAAACCAAACTGTAAGAGGATATGAGGTTATTGATAAGGCCAAGAAAAGCCTAGAGGATACATGCTCTACAACTGTTTCATGTGCAGATATTATTACTTTGGCAGCTCGTGACGCAATTGCTCTAGCCGGAGGGCCTAATTATACAGTGCCAACTGGAAGGCGTGATGGACTAGTGTCGAATCCGGACGATGTGAACTTGCCAGGACCAGGAATCTCTGTGTCTGGGGCATTGCAATTTTTCAAAGCCAAAGGGATAGACCTCAATGAAATGGTGACACTTTTAGGTGCACACACTGTTGGATTTGCACGCTGCTTCTTCTTTAGCAATCGGCTTTCTAACTTTAGGGGCTCTGGAGTTCCTGACCCTTCAATGGATCCTACTTTGGTTGCCAAGCTCAACAAGACATGTGCACCGAATGTGTCTGCTACTGTATTTTTGGATCATAAtacctttttttcctttgacaACAAGTTCTATAATCAAATACTTTTGAAGAGAGGTATATTACAGCTTGATCAGGAACTTGCACTGGATAATTCAACCGCTAGTACTGTTTCTGGTTTTGCATCAAATGGGATTAGATTTCAGAACAACTTTGCAAAAGCTATGGTAAAGCTGGGAAGCATTGAAGTTCTTGTTGGAAAAGCCGGGGAAATTCGAAATAACTGCAGAGTTTTCAATCCAGCCAATTAA